Part of the Bacteroidota bacterium genome, TCTTTTCTGAAAGGATCCGGAGTTTTCGGTTTCTGTTTGTGCGCTCAGCTTTCGGCACTGGCGTCCATTTTTCCTCATTGACCTGTGCGACAGCTACCGTATTGGGGCGTTCGGAGTAGGTGAAAACGTGTAGATAGGTAATGGGGAGTTCGTTTAGGAAAGCGTACGTGTTTTCAAACCGCTCTTCCGTTTCGGCGGGGTATCCTACAATTACATCAACACCGATGGCCGCATGAGGCATACGTTGTTTGATGTGTGCAACCCGGTCTTCGTAGACGTTGCGTTTGTAGCGCCGGCGCATTTTGCCAAGCACATAATCGTCTCCGCTCTGAAGCGGGATGTGAAAATGTGGTTGAAAAGCCCGGGAATCGGCTACAAAATCTATGATTTCATTGGTGAGGAGATTGGGCTCTATGGATGAAATCCGGTAGCGTTCAATGCCGGCTATGGTGTCTAGCTTCTGCAGTAGTGTGAGCAGCGATTCGCCTGTGTCCTCCCCAAAAAGCCCGATATTCACGCCGCTAAGTACGACTTCGCGGTACCCCCGCTGGGCAATGTCGCGGGCCTGGGCCACTGTTGCAGAGATCGACTGGGAACGGCTTTTGCCTCTCGCGAGGGGAATGGTGCAGAATGCGCAAGAGTAGTCGCATCCATCCTGGATTTTCAGGAAAGCGCGCGATCGTTCGCCGGCGCTGTAGGCTGGGCCAAAACTGTTGACATCATCGATGCAGGATACAGCAATTTGCGTCTTGTCTCGCTTTTCGAAGTCTTCCAGGACATTGAACAGCTGGAATTTTTCGTTGGCACCCAGTACGGCATCTACACCCTCAATGCTGGCAATCGTTTCCGGTTGAAGCTGCGCATAACACCCGGTGACAATGACAAAAGTGTTCTCGTTAGCCCGCAGGGCGCGTCGGATGATTTGCCGGCATTTGCGGTCTGCTTCTTCTGTTACGGTGCATGTATTGATTACCGCAATGTCAGCTGCGTCGCCAAACGGCACAACATCGTATGCTTTCTCAATAAAAGCATCCCGCATGGTGCCCGTCTCGGCAAAGTTTAATTTGCAGCCCAGCGTGTAGAATGCAACCCGGTTCATTTTACAACCTAACGAAATCTTGAATGCAGGGTATGGACAATTTGCTTATCTTTTCCTGGTCTTCAATAAGAGGCCTGGCTTTATTTGCCCAGGAACGATGTGATACAGGCAGGATGGTGCTCCCCGCTGTCATCCTTTTGTGATCATCACAATAGAAGCTATTGGACTACAATTTGAATCGTTTGTTCGTCGTCTGTTTTTCCTTTCGGTCGTTTTCTTGATGTTGTTTATGCTTTACACTACCCGCTGCCTTCGTGGCGAAACACCCGCTGGGGCTAGATGTGGTCATCATTTCATGGCGGTAGGGCAGAAGCGATCGTGGTATATTATGGCAGACAAGTATAGGGTGTGATGACTGAACTTTCGGGAAGCAAACGTAAATCGGGTGGCAAATCAAGGCGGACCGGTCAGCCAAAAAAGAAGCTACGCCAGAAATTGAGTGCGTACCGTGCAACGCGATCGCCGCGATCGCGCCGGCAGATTCCACGCGTTGCAGTGCCTTCGTTTTTTACCCTCATGAACCTGCTGTGTGGCTTTGGCGCCATTACCCAGATTTTTGAAGGTAAATTTGACATGGCCGGCTGGCTGATCTTGCTGGCTGCTTTCTTTGACGCACTCGACGGCATGATGGCAAGGCTCACCAATTCAACAAGCCTTTTTGGCGTTGAGCTGGATTCCCTGAGTGATATCGTTTCCTTTGGGGTTGCGCCGGGTATTTTTGTCTATGTTTTCGGGCTCAATGAGTTCGGTTTGCTTGGTCTTATAGTCTCAGCATTACCCGCGTTATGCGGCGCGGTGCGACTCGCCCGGTTTAATGTTGGTGTTGAGTTGGAGGGCGATAAACCGGAGTATTTCAAAGGATTACCCATACCTGCACAGGCTGCTGCAATTATTACCCTCATATTGAACGTTAATGATGCTACGTGGTT contains:
- the pssA gene encoding CDP-diacylglycerol--serine O-phosphatidyltransferase — its product is MTELSGSKRKSGGKSRRTGQPKKKLRQKLSAYRATRSPRSRRQIPRVAVPSFFTLMNLLCGFGAITQIFEGKFDMAGWLILLAAFFDALDGMMARLTNSTSLFGVELDSLSDIVSFGVAPGIFVYVFGLNEFGLLGLIVSALPALCGAVRLARFNVGVELEGDKPEYFKGLPIPAQAAAIITLILNVNDATWFNEYSISSLSLLIPFVAVLAGLMVSTIPFDALPKPSAKYIRNNPYKSAACMLGVLLTIFLQQIGLLISIMAYVLMGLVNASVKVYRAVMSIPVDEAGATDAHDHPKEN
- the mtaB gene encoding tRNA (N(6)-L-threonylcarbamoyladenosine(37)-C(2))-methylthiotransferase MtaB, translated to MNRVAFYTLGCKLNFAETGTMRDAFIEKAYDVVPFGDAADIAVINTCTVTEEADRKCRQIIRRALRANENTFVIVTGCYAQLQPETIASIEGVDAVLGANEKFQLFNVLEDFEKRDKTQIAVSCIDDVNSFGPAYSAGERSRAFLKIQDGCDYSCAFCTIPLARGKSRSQSISATVAQARDIAQRGYREVVLSGVNIGLFGEDTGESLLTLLQKLDTIAGIERYRISSIEPNLLTNEIIDFVADSRAFQPHFHIPLQSGDDYVLGKMRRRYKRNVYEDRVAHIKQRMPHAAIGVDVIVGYPAETEERFENTYAFLNELPITYLHVFTYSERPNTVAVAQVNEEKWTPVPKAERTNRNRKLRILSEKKRLAFYQLHAGDTRPVLWEADRKGEVMVGYTDNYIRAEQPFDAAKTNTIESLSLDQILPSGNMGTRSDAFVSLLQ